A stretch of DNA from Juglans microcarpa x Juglans regia isolate MS1-56 chromosome 5D, Jm3101_v1.0, whole genome shotgun sequence:
CAGAAAATCCTATTTTCCACGAGAGAAAGACATAGAAATTGACTGTCATCTTGTTCGTGAGAAGATACAATCTGGTGTGCTTCGAACTCTACATGTCAGTTCTCAGGATCACCTAGCAGATATCTTTACCAAAGCCTCTTCTTTTAatcagtttatttttcttctttccaaaATGGGTGTTCTTGATATTCACACTCCATCTTAGAGGGAGTGTTGAAGTAtgtaaaatatagttgtaaatAGTTTAGTTTCCTTTTTTAGTTTATTGCACGTGTGTAGCACATGCATtctttccttatatatatatttaatttactttGTATTTTCAGTGACAGTTTTTACATAATACAAAAGCTTTCGATTTTTTCATCTTCATGCGAGTTCCAGAATCTTCTTGATCTTTCTTGAGTTCTCTCAAGTTTCTTGCATCATTTGGGTGATTGGATCATCCCATCTGAGGGAAAATACTGAAGGCCAAAATCTAAGGATGCGGCCTAGCTCTATGGCAAAATCTGATGGAGAGAAAATTAATGTGAATGAAAAAGGTAGTTTTGATACTAAGGCCCCTTCTTATATCAATATATCAGGTCAAGCAACAAACAAATCAAATGATCCTGAGTTAGATGGGCACAGGGATCAGATAGAAAGGGTGGGTATCAAAGATagcaaaaatggaaaagaaagaacaatAGGCCAAGAGCTTGTGGCcaagtttgttaattgtttaACACAGATGTCCATTCAATCAAAAGACCTATCAGATACAATCATGCTAAGGGAGAGAATACTAAGTTTATAATGGATTCAAATGAATGGACAACACAGCATGAGGTTGAATCCATCAAAGAAACTACAACTTTGAAATCCATATCCACATAATTTCAACAAGACTCTAGCGCAATAAATAAGGGTGAATTAGATATAGAAGAGGATGTCACGGCTCCTTTCTCAAAGTCATTCAATTCACTAAAGGATTTAGATGATGAGGAAAAATTATTGCAAGCCATAGTTAGTGCTCACAAGGGGTATAAATCAAATTCTGATATGTAATTCCAAGTTGTGAAGAAaaggggagaaaagaaaaaatatttgtccCTGGTTGATAGGACTTTATTTGACTTTATTTGTTGATTCTCAATGATTCCAAAAACCTTAGTGTGGAATATACGTGGGATTGGGAATATGCCCACAATTggaaaattgaagaaattggTAGGGAAATGTCAACCTTAAATTATTGCCATATTTGAGCCATTCATTACTTTTAGCAAGATCAAAATGATAGCCAAGAATTTGAATATGCAGAATGTGTTATCTAATAAAGATCAACTAGGCAAGATATGGGTTTTTTGGAAGgatgatattaatttttctcCTATTTCGATTCACCAACAGGCCATTACTGAGGTTATTACTAGTGGTAACCTATCTCTTATAACATCTTTTGTGTATGCTAATTGTGGGTACCTCGACAGAAGAAAGCTCTGGACTGAGCTGCAAAGAGTCTACATGTTGAATCCTAACTGGATTATATGTGGTGATTTTAATACTGTAAGAAGCAATACTTAAAAGATAGGAGGGAGTGCGAAACCGTAAGTAGTTATGGAtcattttaatacttttattcataattttcttatgcTAGAAGCTAATTTGGGAGGATCCAAATACACCTGGTGTAATGGGCGTGAGGGCCAAGCATAAATATGGGCCAAGTTGGATAGAACGCTAGTTTCTCACaatttaattgttgttgttcctcatatatatacttatattctATCACGAACATGTTTAGACTATAGTTCGTTTCTCACTCAAGCTATATAGGCAAAGCCAAGATATGGGCCCCCAATTTTTAGATTTATGTGGATGTGGTACACTCACACGACCTTTTACCAACTTATACATGATAACTGGAATCAACCTATCTATATGGGAGGTCTCCTCAAATTTGCGACTAAAATAAAGTAGGTGACACACCAGTGCTCCGTACATAGAGCAAAGAGATATTTAGTAGAGTTGAAGTTCAGATTCAGAATGCGGAAGATGATGTTATAGAAATAGAAGCTCAGTTGATAGTTAATCACAGGCATGACCTTGAAATGCAACTTCTCTCAAGACAAAAGGAGCTCGAACAACATTCACTCCAGGAAGAGATTTTACTCAAATAGAAATCCAGGGTGAAGTGGCTTAAGGAAAGGGATTCGAATTCTATGTTTTTCCATGCCTCCTTAAAGCTTAAAAGAAATAGAGGGATGCTTCAGAAAATGAGATTGGAAGATGGAATAACACTTAGCTCCTCTCAGGAAATTCATGATGGAGCGGTTAAGTTTTTTTAGGGCACATTGATTATTGAAGGGGTGCAACATTTGGATGCATGACAAAACTTATTCTAGGCAGTTATCACCGAAGAGGAAAATGATGCTCTTTGCAAAAATCCAACTTTGGAAGAAATCAAAACAACTTTATTTGATATTCTAGAAGATAGTAGCCTAGATTGGACAGCtttggattttgtatttttataaaattttgggaGATTGTTAAAGAGGACCTAGTCAAAGAAGTTACAAATTTTTTCAATGGGACTTCTATTactaagttttatattttcacaTTGATTGTTATTATTCCCAAAGAGGAGAATTCATCGAGTTTTACTAAATTCAGGCCAATTAGTCTATGCACGATGATTTATAAAGTGTTATCTAAGATTATGGTCAAAAAACTAAATTTCCTTCTTTCAAAAATTGTCTCGAAAGAACAAGAAGCTTTCATCAAAGGGCagaacatttataaaaatatcacacTTGCCCAGGAAATGCTTCAAAGCATTAACTCTATGGTGAGGGGAGGAAATGTGATGATTAAGGTGGATATGACTAAAGCATACAATCACCTTGAATGGAGCTTTCTCTTGGAAGTGTTAAAAGTTCTGGGTTTTTCTGATAAATGGACACGACTGATAGAAGACTGCATTATCATGTCCTATTTCTCTGTTTTAATGAATGGAACCAGTAAAGACTACTTTCAATCATCACggggattgagacaaggggatccgttgTCTCTCTATCTTTTCATTATTGTTGAAAAAATACTGAGTCGTTTGCTTGACAAGAGTGCTACAGATGGAAAAATACTGGATTACAAAGGACGTCCTcgtatttattatcttttttatgcTGATGatcttataatctttttaaatggCTCCAAAAATTCTTTGAATGTGTGTATGGATACTTTACACACATTTGAAAGCatttttggtcaaaaggtcaacCACACCAAATCTGCAATATATTTTGCTAAACAAGTTTCCACGGCACGAAAGATGATTAGGCTTCAGACTAGAGGTTTTCATGAGGGTTCTTTTCCCTATTTATATTTGGGTGCTCCTATATGTCCCAGTAGTATACGAGCCAGTGGTGGAACTAGAAATTTGTTTTAGGGGGCCAAGCAAAGTtaaaactagaataaaatattttttgttctatttctaTACAATTTTTTCTGTGGTATAGAACAATCTGATAGTaagatctaaaataaaaatcaaacacGTTTAATAGAATCTATGTGTTAAAAGGTATATGATATGTCAAGAACAATATATCATTGAAATAGCATAAAGACACTTATacaaatatatcaaacaaaagaaatacaGAATGTCTAAAATTGTAACTTGCgttcttttaaagaaacaaaattatcaAGTATTGAATCTAAATCAAAATTCTTAGttatttctctttcaatatagacaactaaattatttgctagaaactcatcttcaattttGTTGCGAAGTCTTGTTTTAATAATCTTCATAGCTAAAAATGCTCGTTCACTGGTCGATGTAGATACTGGAAGAGTCAAAACAAGACAAATCAATCTATCAATAagataatatgttttttatttctctgtCTCTACCAATCTTCAACATAAATCTGCAATAGATGACAAACTCTGAAACTTCGGATTAGTAAGCACAACTTCAAAATGTTTTAATTGAAACCTTAAATTAATTCTCTCGTTCTCAGAAAAATCAAGAGGATAATACTTTTCTGCAAGACAATAGATATCACCCATATTAAAAGATTTATAAGCATCATTTGGATCTAAAACTGAGCTAAGGGCTAAAAGCTTTGTTGCTCATTCACCAAACCTACTATCAAGCTCTTGCATTTGAAAATCTATAGTAgcattaaatatttcaaaatgataataatgCTCTATCGTAACGTGATCTCGTTGATGATGAGCACGATCTTGTACAAAACAAGAACTCAATTCTAGAATGTCAATATCAAATTTCTTGGAGAAAGAGATAACATTCTCAAGCAGATTTTCCCAACcttcatttctcaatttttgaATGATTTCTTTTGTAGTAGAAACCATATTCATGACATTCAAGATGTCTTGAGATTTTTGCTGCAAAACTTGACTAAGAACACCAGTAATACCCATGATTTCCTttattaaatgtaaaataaatataaattggaatgatgtaatcattttataagCAGCCTTTGCATCCTCGCGTTGAGAGTAAGTGGATTCTTCTTTTATAATGTTTTCAAGCACTGAGCAAGTGGCTCCAAACATTCGTAgtagactgcaaatagaataaaaatgagaacTCCAACTAAAATCACCGGCTCATTTGACAGTACCAATTTAGTTAACTCCTTTTCCACTTTCAAGTTCATCAATAGCTATCATATGTGCAATTTGTGTTGCCTGAGCAACTTGCAGTTCATCATGACGTTTACATGAAGTGCCCACCACACTGATAACGAAAtacaaatttgagaaaaactcATGAACAGAAACTACCTCTCTAGATGCAGCAACTAATGCTAACTGTAATTGGTGAGCAAAACAATGAAAATAGTATGCATATGGGCAATCTTTAAGAAATAATGCTTGCAATCATTTCTATTCACCACGCATATTACTAGCACCATCATATTATTGCTcacgaatattttaaatatcaagACAATGATGAGAAAGAACAGCAGATATTGCATTATTTAGAGTCAATGTTAATGTATCTTTAACATGAACAAGATCAAAAAATCGTTCGTCTAAAACCATCATCATCGACAAATCTCAAGATTATAGCCATTTGCTCCCTCTTAGACTCATCTCATGCCTTATCAACAATAatgcaaaatttagaattttcaaCATCTTCACGAATTTTATTTCTTACTTTCTTTGCAAGAACTTTCAAAAtctctttttgaattttggatGAAGTATACTTTGAAGATTTAagagtatttttcaaaacaagtttTCCAATCTTGTCATTATAAGAAACCAAGAGTTTAAGCATTTCAAGAAAATTACCTCGATTCTTTGAATCAAATGTCTCATCATGACCTCTAAAGGCACATCCTTGAAATGCAAGCCATTGAACAACATCAATAAATGTTTTTACTCTTTACTCGTAGTTGATTGTTGAGAATTTGCTCAGAAATTTGTACATTCATTACTTTATTAATATGTTGTGATTGTTTTAATAAATCCTCACTAGCTTTTACAACATTATTATGACAAGAGCAATGATCCTCCCCAATATGATTCAAAAAGGTACaatattttccatcattaatCTTCATCCAATTTCTAAATCTTAGATAGTAAATACATCTCTTCCAGAACATTGAGATGCtttcattgtaaaaaaataacaaggTAAACAATATGCATCACCTTTTCATGGAGAATACTCTAGCCAAGATGCGAATTGTACAAACCAAGAAGCTTGAAAGCGGTGAGGATGCTTTTCAGAActaaaaaatggatattttgatAAACGTATCTGATATGGACCCATTTTCAAGTAAACTCTTCTTATTTCATCACATTGATTGACTGGATAGTCCCACATAGAAGAACGTAATCCTAGATCTCGTTGTAGAGAAAATATATCAATCTCCTTAGAATCAAGAGTTGACGATGTAAAATGAATCTCTTCAGACTCCACAATTAGAGAGTTAAGATTAAGATTTTCATCAGGTTCAATCTTTAGAATTTTAGAAGAATTTTCTGGAGTatcaacttcttttcttttgaagaatgagTCGATACTTCTCAATTTAGACATAATTCATGaacttatatttaaaatcaaattgaaacatataaaataaagttagatATATATGAATTCAATTACTCTTGAAACATGAATTTAAAGTTAATCTTtaagcacaaaataaataatcgttcaatagcataattatatataagccaAACCAAGTAGTAATCAAtctatttcaaaaagaaaaaaaaataaacaaaaatacaacaGCATGATGCATCAATACatgaaagaagggaaaaagtgaaaaaaaaaactttaaaaacacTGCATCAAATTTAATAGAttcaatacaattatatatatgaatgaacattaaaatagaaaaaagagaaaaaaaaaatagagaaaaatcaaACCGTGTATCAGATGACGCACTGGCGAAAAACTTTAAATTGCTTCAAGGTATGAAGACGTAATCGGTAACCGTAGGTCCGTAAGCCTCAAAAGCTAGCATTTTGGCTGTTTGGCAGATCATCTAGACAAGACaactttaaagtttaaacttttagaataGAAAAAGAGAACTACAGTTTAAAGGCGGCAGTGAAGGAGACCATCcgaattcttttttgtttttattgagaGTAAAAGTGTGTGATTAGGTTATTagatcattttaatttatgtgagatatattttatttatttagttttaaattgGATTAATTTGTCTAAAATTAgacttataagtaattaatctataaaatcaaaatgattttgtaGAGGGGGGGCCAAGATAATTTTTTAGGGGGGctaacacaaaataaaattaatataattctattaaattataaaaattaatatatattattttgttttgaaacttTTAGGGGGCCATGGCCCCCTGCCCATTCATAGGTACACTGATGATACGAGCCACACACATAGATTCCTTAATTCAAAAAGTGCAAAGGAAGTTGGTCTCTTGAAAATGTGCTTTACTCTCGAAGGATGGTAGGCTTGTTTTGTTAAAACATGTGTTGTCCAATATTCATCTACATTTGTTAACTGTGCTTAATACACCTCGTAGCGTCATACACAAGTTAAATCAAATTTTTGTAGACTTCATGTGGGGCAATAAggaagggaagaagaaaaagaaatgagtggCATGGGACACTGTTTGTCAGCCAATGGAAGAAGGTAGTCTTGGTATACAGAAGTTGGAAGACTTTGAGAAAGCTCTTTATAGGAAATTTGTTTGGCAATTTTTGTATGGTAATTCTATTTGGGCTACTTTGTTCAGAGCCGAATATAAAGCTTAACATCACCCATTCTCCCTGAATCATCTTTCCTATGAATCACACTTTTGGAAGGGTTTAAAACTATTGATCAAATCGGTGATTAAAGGATTTGGATGGAtcataaatgaaggaaaaatctcattctagtatgaaaatttttaggcttcgtttgggtagtgagaatacctgataagtgttgagaatgtttgtgaatagtaatgaaaaagtaataataaaatattaaaaagtaatctTTGGGGATTCTTGGCTAATTATTGGATGTTACGGATCCCCTCTCTAACCGTAGCTAGAGTTTTTGTTGATACGGGAGGTATTGGGAGAAAATTCAGGAGCCAATGGGGAATCACATTTGTGAAGAGCTGAAGTAACAACATATTCAACTTTCCTCAAGCCCAGATATTCCTATATGGAGAGCGGAGCAGAATGGAAATTTTTCTACCTCTTCAGCTTGGCGATATAATCATGAACCTAAGGACAAACACCGTGGGCCAAATGGATTTGGCAGAGATTACTTCCGACTAAAATATCTACGTTTATGTGGAAAGGTATGTATAATGGTTTGCCTTTTGACCCGAATATAATGaagttgcatttttttatgGCCTCTAAATGTGAATGTTGTAAAATTGCTTGTTGTGAATCTTTAAATCACTCTCTACTTCTGGGAGAGATTCCAGCTTTTGTTTGGAATTATTTTGAGGCAACGCTGGGTCTAAAATTTGGGCCAACTTGTACATGGGGTAGTAaaattcatcaatgaatatcCAAGGCTCAGGCTGTCTCACAGATCAATGTAGTGATTGGTATTCTTCCATCTTTACTCAGTTGGTTCCTATGGTTATATAGATGTAAAGCTTGAATGAAGGGGATTGTTGAAACAGCGGAACAAGTGGTTTATAAAGTCAAGAATTTGTTGGCTCAAATTATCCACATAAAAATGAATAAGTCATTCATCAAATGCTCAAATGATGTGATTTTACTGCAACTAGGTCTAATGAAAATTCCTGTACAGAGAAAGAATATTCAGATTTTGAAGTGGACGCGCCCAACACATAGTTTTGTGAACCTTAATATAGATGGAAGCAGTCTTGGCAATCCAGGCAAAAGATGAGGTGGTGGTATTCTTTGAGATGTGGATGGAAAAATTATCTTCGTTTTTGTCAAATTCCATGGTATAAACTCTAACAATGTTGTTAAGATCAGAACCCTCTCAGACGGTCTTAGATTATGTGCTCAGATGAATATAACTCATATAGAGATTGAATCTAATTCAAAACTTGTGGTTAATTAGTGGCAAAAAGATGGGCAAGTTCTTTGAAGGAGTCCAAGGTACTGCAACGAGGCAAGATTGACGGCTCGATCGGAGTTGGTGAGGCTACATCATACTTTTAGGGAAACAAATCACGTTACTGACAAATTAGTCAAAATGGGCACTAAAGTTATAGActtctttaataataaaaataatattcccaAGGACATTCTGGGAACTATTTGCATGGATCAAGCAGGTTTCCACATAATTTGTTGTCGATAACAGGTATGCTACAGGTTTTTCTTATCTTGATTTTTTGTGCAGGtatgttatgttattttggttttgtatttattagaattttgcctttaatattttgtataatgtTTTGTGGTTTTGCTTTGGGTCTTACGTTTTCTTGATACCtgggtttggatttttttattatttgtaaccTCCAGACATTtggttatcaataaaattgggatacCATCAtcttcttaatatatatatatatatatatatatatatatagtgatggTGAATCGTCGAATCagtcaatatatttacaagaattctactcatcattcctaAACCACACaccatatatgatttttttatctttttattttttttcttaacaagtatgtggtgtagagaggatgagtagaaaaattcaattagtttagtaggaataaaataaaaaagttaaaatatgtgTGGTATGTAATGTAAGATGATGTGTAGCAAAAGCCATATATTTATACGGGAGACTTGTAATATGGTAGTAACCTTTATGATTATAGTCTCTAGCAAACTGACATGTTGAtaccaaatatatttttttatcgaaGCACTAGTTATTCTAGTAAAAAacgataaaatatttattttcaaatagaactcaagatttaaaattaattttaaaaaataaaatgttacaagttttttttttttttaaaagaaaaactaaattcttgagaaattaaaaaacatacaaattcaagaaaataattaaacccaaaaatgtaatttaaaaagaaagagaataaagTCAACCGagcttttttcattttctaagtTGTTTTTGGAGTTTCCTGACCACCAACCTTTTTATAGTTTTACCACGAGCACCAACTCGATCTCTACAGCCAAACAACTTTGAAAATCCATCTGGCCAATGACCAATGAACTCAGCAGTACGcaaacacaagaaaaatatgatagaGGTATGTTTCTCAGGAGAGAATAGGTCTTCTTTACGCAATGGATCACTTAGAACTTTCTCTCAAGAATACAATGAAAACATCAAGTCTCTTTCCAAACTGAGAAGTCAAgcatattattctatatatacttaGTATTTGAGTAGACCACTTAAAGCGTCCAGACCCAAATGGAAAAGTTAATCTCAAAATTTTAGCTCGAGCAAAGTGTCAAGCAATGAGCGAACATTCTGTTCAGTTGTTTTGATCCCGTAAATGTTACAATTTAAATATTCTTGTGAAATACGAATTTAACGCCACCAAGATCACCTTAATCcgataatattataaaaaaactgtttatttataGCTAGTCATTTGCTGtgtgaaaatgactatttcttactaaaatgagtctgttttcatcataaatcatcatttttgtaacaaataatccattataaatgtttatttttcttatagtgtaaGGGAATAAAATGTTATGACCGATTTATTCATGATAGGTTGATCTCATCATGATGAGATCACGTCTTGCAAATTTGCAATTTTTGCACTTTTTATTAGAATTGCAACACAGACTCTACTCCATATATTTACAACTCAATTAGACTAAATTTTGTCATAATAAAGAGCcagcatattatttttacacttccaGTTATTGTTCTCGCGGTTGAAAGCCTCAAGAGATGGACGTATAAAAGTAGATcatcatttactttttattgattaattaattgatgCTGTTCCAAATATTTACGCAGATAGCAACAAATACTATAGGATTTACTTTATATCGTAAAATCGTTGAAATAGAACAAGAAcctgaattttttaaaaaaaataaaaccattacTATTAACGTACACTACGGGACTGCGGGCGGGCGGACGGACTTACGAATCCCATATCGGACCGAAGGCAGGAATTCCTGCGGCTTTGCATGCATTGACAACGTCCCTACTTCCTTCTGGATTGCTGGTTACGATGACTACTTCTGCCCTCCAGTTTCTAGCAGCTTCAATGCTCAATTGAGACACATTGGGACGTCCCAGAACAGCGGTATCATGGACAATCACCTTCTCTTTCGGCCATCCACTAACCATCTCTTCGATTTCCTTTCCAAAGTTTTGCTCGATTCCCTTTGCTACCCAAACCAAGCACACATCAGCTGAACTTTGCTGCAACAGGAATGATAGAAAGACGCAAATCCCTGAGCCGGTTGCCACCAACACAACCCTCTCAAACATGTTAACGAGGTAAGGCAGGCCCGCAAAGTGCACCTGTCGAACCCATAAATGGCTTGGAGGGTTCGAGACCAAGGACTTGGTGAAATCCCCAACAGCACCTGCTAGCATCATGTGC
This window harbors:
- the LOC121264428 gene encoding adenylate-forming reductase 06235-like — its product is MGSRLIKQQEFWFTAAITLLIILPWVTVRRVAVNVSAPSGHASIIKFEGGVKAGILGRISPSPLSEWHAFGIISDEKEHMMLAGAVGDFTKSLVSNPPSHLWVRQVHFAGLPYLVNMFERVVLVATGSGICVFLSFLLQQSSADVCLVWVAKGIEQNFGKEIEEMVSGWPKEKVIVHDTAVLGRPNVSQLSIEAARNWRAEVVIVTSNPEGSRDVVNACKAAGIPAFGPIWDS